The genomic segment tctaGCTCTGAAAGAtgatcgcgagccacatccagctctcagATAGgcttgcgagccacatccagctctgagagaggcttgcaagccacatccagctctgaaagatggtcacgagccacattcagctttgagagaggctcgagagccacatccagctctgagagatggtcgcgagctgcatccagctctgaaagatggtcacgagccacatccagttcTGAAAGATGGTCACGAGCTGCATCCAGCTCTGGGAGATGGTCGCAAGCCTCATCCAGTTCTGAAAGATGGTCACGGGCCACATCCAGTTCTGAAAGATGGTCGCAAGCCGCATCCAGCTCTTAAAGATGGTCACGAGCCGCATCCAGCTCTGAAAGATGGTTGCGATCCGTCTTCAACTCTAAGAGAggttcgtgagccacatccagctcatgccccctcacagtagtgaaacccagagcccccattagcagtataatgacagcaaaagcttttccacagaaatcacgcccaggcagtataccaagatccaggggttcctggcttacccccattcagatctgtttttctatgtggggctactcacaagtcACCATCTTGAGATCTCTTCCTCATACATGTTCGCTGTTTGATAGGTGTttatgcaccaagctggcagagagccatgagccacacatcatgCGCCCACAAGCCACATGTGtgcaacgcctgcctggatccacagactcagaaggGCTGTAAtgaacaggctagagggaagccactcactaagcaggacccctagaacactgaaaccctttaacccctatacagggttttggaattacacagggcccaaggtgatcactacctgtggaaggccgcagtccgagagagtagtagtgagGCAGGGtcgaaccaggaattgcagaacagggactgaaatgtcaggcaaggacgtaatcagaaacaaagcagaggtcaaatccggatcaggcagcaagacaggagggtagtcaggaacaaGCAgatgtcagaacaccagaatcactaaacagaacagggcggaacaggagccaggtatacagaactatctctggcagtggtcagcagacaggaggggaaataagaaaggtgtggtgtcttcccattggttgtagcaatgatggtacttcagctggaagacacacgccacccacagtcagccagtggtaccggagatcccaaggaaacccagcacagtggacgagcggagcctgcgcctaccagcgccgctggcatcgactcttctcccatcaccagcactatccacggcaggaaaacggcgtcgcctggtgatcaaagtagaagtcgctggagcggactccggtgggggcgTAACAATGTGGTCCCCAGGCCACAGGTTGGGAAACCATGTTCTACATGTTTTCCAGGGTGTATTTCATTCCCTCTTTGTAATTTTTGGCAGACCTTGAATACACTGCATAGGCTTTACTCATCTAAGGGTTCCACTTTTAATAATGGGGGGAAAAATATTCTGAGGTCTTTCTCTACGTGTCTTTCAGTGTTTTTGAGTACCTCCTTCTaagttttggcagcccttgcatataGTGCATAGGTTCTACTAGTTTAGGATTTGCATTCTTaataatgggaaaataaaatttctGAGGCCTTTCCCTACGTGCcttccagggggtattgcaatctCTCTTTCTATTTTTTTGCCAGCCTTGCACTTAGTGTCTAGGAATCCCACAACCTAACAATTTTAATAAAATACatttgaggccctcctttatgtgtatTACAGGGTATATCGGAGTctttcttccttctaatttttggcagttcttgcattgtccacataggctttgtgaggttTAGAGTCTGTCCTTCAAAAatgaaacaggatgtgtctgaccatgtcccaCACCCATTACTGGTGACTCCgcgtgggtgtagttttatttaccCCTCTACTATGtcttctactgtagtcataggcgaagaggaaatacaatgagtgatgccaCTGCtataaaggctatgttcacatgttgcagttTTGCGGCgtcttttttgcagcattttttttcctgAGTTTTATACAACTTAAAAACTGATTTTTACAGGATCAGCACAAGCGATGAGATATCATAACTTTAATGCACACAATTGATTTTTTTTACCTGATTGAAAtaaaaaaacgctgcattttttgtaaattttttcaccttttttgcaacagtttttcaacattgaaagcaatgagtgtATGAATATAGCCTAAGGGGATGGAGaaggggttttttttctcttttttattttgcataatatatacaagtcattatacaggaaggaatgtttcctaacatttttttccaGTAAAATCCATATTATGTTTGGTTTTGCATCTTTCATTGTAAGtgtgtaaaagtggcataatactctgccAACATTGTTCCCGGCAGtgatctgggagtcagagatgtgtccaagtgtcttccccatgctgtttccatccattccaGTAAGTTTCCTGCCCTACTGAACCTCGTGGGAGGGTCTACCGGAAAATGTtcaaattccccattgacttccattatactcgttgggcgagttgagcccatccgagcgCCCGACCTGCCCGAaactggacaaccccattaagtaTTATATTTATGTCCTCTTAAAATAATGGTAAATTTAGTTGGTCTTTTATATTATGTATTAGTTGGAAAATAGGACTGGCAGATCTAAACTATTTGTGGTTTACATGAACTCAAGAGAGGAAGTTGGTAGTAATACCACAGTACCATTTCCATTACTAGAAAAATAAGGAACTCTTAGCAGATAGAAAAATACAAGAACTAAATCCTAAATTCTTTCCATTATACAGTCTATTGCTCCCAGTTATCACCCAGAGAGGTTCACGGTAATATTCTGCAATAAaatgttttttgcccccaaaacatCATCTATGCAAACTATAGAAACACATTTCATGAGCTACAATGCAACTGAATTTGCTTTGACACTAATACAATGTATCACATTACGCTACCTGTGGATTTACATAGGACTGCCATTTCAGAGGGTTATTCCGGTACATGAACACAAAGCAATGCAAATAATTAAATTGACCTCAGCTAAAGGCTCATCTTACGTAAAACATATTTGGTTATCTAAAAGCAATCGTAGGGCAAATCTGACACCTTCTCGATACCCTCTAGCTCGAAAACCAATTGGATTGAGTAGTCAAGACAATCGAAACCATTAGAAAAACCCAAATAATAGAACATCACATTAGAAAAGAGGATATTTAGTGAGTGTTCCATAGTTCGGTAAGTTTTTGCATGAACACAACTGTAGTCTTAGATCTTCACATCTGGAACTGTAGAAATCTTGAGATGGTCAACATAAATTCTCCACCAAAGATTCAATGTGAAGAGTCCAGGCTCAGTCAGGTAAACTGAGACTCTTGGTCGGAGACTGATCTTGATTTCCCTTGGCTGTAATTGTTTTTACCATGTTCTTCGCTAAATGCGCTTTCAAAGGCCAAAAGGATGGACCTCCTCAAAGATTCCTTGAAATCTCTCCCCAAGAAGACATATAGGAAAGGGTTCAAGCAGCTGTTGAAAAAAGCCAGACTTGTAGCCAAAGGACTTCCTATAAGAACCGCAGATCTTAACGTTTTGTTGTCCCAGTGGTGCATGACGACTTCTAAAACTGAAAGAATGTGATAGGGGAACCAACAGAGGAAAAAAGCCGCTACCACAGTGGCCATGACCTTGAATGGCCGACTGGACCAAGAAAGTTGACTCCTCCTCAACTTGAGGGCCATCAATGAATAAAAAACTAAGATAAGCCCAAAAGGGAGCAGGAAACCAAAAAGAAACCGGACAGAGATCATCACCTGGTGTCTCATCGATCTGAGAGCCACCACCTCCAAGTCATCAAAGTCACTGGAAAAGGCGTAATTATTATAGCAATGGGTCACATTGGTTTCGTTGTCTCTTATGGTGTCCCGAAAGGCCAGGTAAGGTGAACAGAGGCAAAAGGCAACTAACCAAATGAATAATGCTATGATGTTGGCTAGTTTGATGGTCCTATTGTTTTGCGCCCATACTGGTCTTACCACAGAAACACAACGGTCGGCACTGATGATAGTAAGGAGGAAGACGCTAGCAAATAAATTCAGGAAAGCCACCGTGCTGTTGAGTTTACATAGTAAGGTGCCAAAGGGCCAGTCAAATCCAAGGGCTGTATAGGCAATACTCAACGGTAAGAAGAACGTGAAGATGAAATCAGCAATGGCAAGGTTCAAAAACCACACAGTGTTAACAGTCCTCTTCATCCGAAATCCAGAAATCCAGATCACCAAGCCATTGCCAATGGTTCCCAGCAGGAAGGATATGCTGTAAATGATAATGGACAGGTACCGGAGTGTAGTCTCCAGCTCTGATGGAAGATCTTCTGTGGGGACATACTCTTCTTCTTCACTCTCCATTTCTAGGGCCAAAGGGTTGGGTGAGGATGGGAAAAGAGTTGACTGCTCCATGATGGTGGAGTCTGAAAAAGAGCAAGTCTGACCTTAGTACAAACCATCATTATTCATTGGAGGAAAGAATATACATTTTATGAGACAATAGAGATGAGACAATGGCGTGGACCTCAAGTGCGTCAGCTATTATTCATATTACAGTTTATAACAATGTCTCATTTTTGGCTTTTCTATATACTTGTAACTCAATATTCTATAGAAGAATCTACTTATTATCAGGTATAAGTACAAACCACTCCATGACTGCAGTCCTAGCAATGGCTGGTACCACACCCCATACTATAAGGTGGTGAGGACCTGCATGGATTCTCCTTCTAGAAACACAGCGTTCATactcatttttattttatatttacccTCCTAAATTATGAATGTCACAAGTGATtgacaatatttttatttttcctattaGATAGGAAAGTAAATAAGCAAAACCATGCCACCAATCAAGTAGGAGAACCTCAGTACCATGTCACCAATCAAGTAAGGAGAACCCCAGTACCATGCCACCAATCAAGTAAGGAGAACCTCAGTACCATATCACCAATCAAGTAAGGAGAACCTCAGTACTATGCCACCAATCAAGTAAATAGAACCTCAGTACCATGTCACCAATCAAGTAAGGAGAACCTCAGTACCATGTCACCAATCAAGTAAGGAGAACCTCAGTACCATGTCACCAATCAAGTAAGGAGAACCTCAGTACCATGTCACCAATCAAGTAAGGAGAACCTCAGTACCATGTCACCAATCAAGTAAGGAGAACCTTAGTACCATGTCACCAATCAAGTAAGGAGAACCCCAGTACCATGCCACCAATCAAGTAAGGAGAACCTCAGTACCATGTCACCAATCAAGTAAGGAGAACCTCAGTACCATGCCACCAATCAAGTAAGGAGAACCCCAGTACCATGCCACCAAACAAGTAAAGAGAACCTCAGTACCATGTCACCAATCAAGTAAGGAGAACCTCAGTACTAGGCCACCAATCAAGTAAGTAGAACCTCAGTTCTATGCCACCAATCAAGTAAGGTGATCCTGAGTACCATGTCACCAATCAAGTAAGCAGAACTTTAGTATTATGCCACCTACCCAGAAAGAACCTTAGTACCATGCCACCTACCAAGTAAGGAGAACCTTAGTACTATGCCACCTACCAAGTAAACAGAACCGTACTACTATGCCGCATACCAATTAAGCAGAACCTCAGTACCATGCCACCTACCAAGTAAGCAGAACCTCAGTGCCATGCCACCTACCAAGTAAGCAGAACCTTAGTACTATGCCACCTACCAAGTAAGCAGAACTTCAGTACCATGCCACCTACCAATTAAACAAAACCTTAGTACAATGCCACCTACCAAGTTAGTAGAACTTTACTACAATGCTACTTACCAAGTAAGAACCTTAGCACCATGCCTCCTACCAAGTAAAAACCTTAGTACCATGCCACCTACCAAGTAAAAACCTTAGTACCATGCCACCTACAAAGTTAGCAGAACCTTAGTACTATGCCACCTACCTAATAGGAACCCTAGTACCATGCCATCTATCAAACAAGAACCTTAGTACCATGTCACCTACTAAGTAAGCAGAACCTTAGAACCATGCCACCTACCAAGTAAGAGCCTTAGAACCATGCCACTTATCAACTAAGAGCCATAGACTCATCCCACCTACCAAGTAAGAACCTCAATACCATGCCATTTACCAAGTAAGAACCTTAGTACCATGCCAGTGACCAAGTAAGAACATTAGTACCATGCCACCTACCAAGTAAGCAGAACATTAGAACCATGCTACTTACCAAGTAAGAACCATAGCACAATGTCACCTACCAAGTAAAAACCTTACAACCATGCCACCTATCAACTAAGAACCATAGCATCATCCCACCTACCAAAAAGAACCTTAGTACCATGCCACTTAGCAAACAAGCAGAACATTTTTACCATGCCATTGACAAGAAGTAAAACTTCAAAATATATGACCTACCAAATAATATGAATTTCAGTCCCATAACATCTTTCAGGTCAGGAGAAGAACCTCAGTACCATGCCATCTACAAAGTAATCTCGTCCTTAGTGCCATGCCACCTATTAAAAAATAACTTTAGCATCAAAGTACCAAGAAAGTAAAACCTCATTACCATGTCACCTACCAATAAGCAGAACCTTAGTACCATGTCAGCTACTAAATAAGAACTTCAGTGCCATGCCACGTACTCAATAAGGAAACTTTCACACTGTGCCACCTTCCAAGTGAGTGGAATTTCAGTGCCATGCCATCTGGAACATTGGTACCACTCCAATTTCCAAGTACGTAGAACTTTGGTAACACGCCACCTACCAGTAAGTAGACCTTTAGCACCATGCCTCCTACCAATTAAGAAGCAGAATTTTAGTATAATCCCATGTATCTAGTAAGTTCAAGAACCTCACCACCTGCCCATTAGGTAGAAGCTTGGTACCATGCCATCTGCTAAGTATTTTGACATTCAGTACCATTCCATGTTCCAAATTTCCACAATTTTAGACAAGTCCTCTACGAacttcagtacaaaatccctgtttCTGTCAAACATAATGTTTTTGGTATAAAGTCCATGGTGATCTGTGACTGTCACACTCTGTCCTGTCCTGTAGATGTTAGATTGTGGATTGGCACAATGTCCACCTGAACCTACAGCAGGTAATAGAAGAAGAAGGTCAATCAGGACTGTTCTAGGAGATGTCGTTGGTTGGTCCATATCCAGTGTCCACCTCTTTCTTAAATTACCCCCCATCGAGCTTGAAAGTGTTGCTGAACATGGGTTTGGTGTGTGTCTTGGCGCTGTAGTCTTAGGTCCCAGTTCTTGGTTGCATCCGGTTATGACCTCCTACGTCAACTCACCACCTACAAGACAATGGGCCACCGGGAGCTTTTCATAGGGCAACCCCTAAACCTGCTCCATTGTAATATCTCAGAGACTTGTTACAATACAAAGACAATGTCAAGAGTCCCAACGACAAATCCAaccaaaaatggaaaataaattatAGAGAAAGGTAAGATGTGAGGAAATGCTGTACCTGCTGCTGGGACCCGAACGTGAGCTCCTCACCGTGAGGAAGACGGATGGAGAATCAGCTGGAAGATGAAGTCTGGGATGGTTGTGAGTCACAGCCGCCCTGACTgtaaccccctctctccacagaaaGGAGCTTAAAGGAGCAGGAGACGTGCGGTTACTGGCGGAGATCTGCTCCCTGATCTTCAGAATGTTCTCAACCCATTCCAAAAAGAGGAGAACTTATTGTTACCAGCTGCACTtacatatgtatatactgtatgtagagaAGGGCGGGAGAACGCCCCAACATTCCTACGTTATAATGTTCTCccacagctgaggtgtattatgaggttctacaaagtgtgtagtatgaggttccgcagcagctgaggtgctttaggagcttttgcagcagctgaggtgtgtattaggagcttctgcagcaggtgTGTAGTAGAAGATTCTGcaccagctgaggtgtgtatgaagagcttctgcagcagctgaaatgtgtattatgatgttctgtagcagctgaggtgtgcattatgaggttctgcagaagctgaggtgtgtattatgagcttctgcagcagctgaggtgtgtattatgaggttctgcagaagctgaggtgt from the Anomaloglossus baeobatrachus isolate aAnoBae1 chromosome 11, aAnoBae1.hap1, whole genome shotgun sequence genome contains:
- the LOC142255952 gene encoding chemerin-like receptor 1, coding for MEQSTLFPSSPNPLALEMESEEEEYVPTEDLPSELETTLRYLSIIIYSISFLLGTIGNGLVIWISGFRMKRTVNTVWFLNLAIADFIFTFFLPLSIAYTALGFDWPFGTLLCKLNSTVAFLNLFASVFLLTIISADRCVSVVRPVWAQNNRTIKLANIIALFIWLVAFCLCSPYLAFRDTIRDNETNVTHCYNNYAFSSDFDDLEVVALRSMRHQVMISVRFLFGFLLPFGLILVFYSLMALKLRRSQLSWSSRPFKVMATVVAAFFLCWFPYHILSVLEVVMHHWDNKTLRSAVLIGSPLATSLAFFNSCLNPFLYVFLGRDFKESLRRSILLAFESAFSEEHGKNNYSQGKSRSVSDQESQFT